Below is a genomic region from Cyanobacteriota bacterium.
TTATTGTTAATGATGCCTTTTTCCTTGACGAACCCCACGGTCTGGACTACTGAACCCATTGGTACAGTAATCACAGCTTTATTTACAACCACATCGGCAGTTTGTGTTACGGGTTTATCTGTC
It encodes:
- a CDS encoding ATPase, with the protein product MTVPRTICLGFLLIISVGTLLLMMPFSLTNPTVWTTEPIGTVITALFTTTSAVCVTGLSV